Genomic window (Chloroflexaceae bacterium):
CGATCTATCGTGTCTCTGTGGCAACCGGGTGGCCCCGGGCGCCTTCCTCGAAACGTTGAAACACCAGGCAGACGTTGTGCCCGCCGAAGCCGAACGAATTGCTCATTACCGCCTTCACCGCGGCAGGGCGCGGCTGGTTTGGCACAACGTCAAGGTCACAGGCGGGATCGAGACGCTGGAGATTGATTGTCGGCGGTAACACGTCGTGCTGCATCGCCAGCACGCTGACCACGGCCTCGATGGCCCCGGCTGCGCCCAGCAGGTGGCCGAACTGCGACTTGCTGGAACTCACTGGCGGGGCGACGCCGCGCTCGCCGAACACCTGGCGGATCGCTGCGGTTTCAACCGGATCGCCAGCGGGGGTGCCGGTGGCATGGGCGTTGATATAGCCGATATCGCCGGGCTGAAGTCCGGCGCGCCGGAGCGCGAGTCTGATGGCGCGCACGATACCCTCGCCGTCTTCGGCAAGATTGCTGATGTGGTAGGCGTCGGACGTGGCGGCGTAGCCGGTGATCTCGGCGAGAACGCGCGCGCCCCGCTCCAGCGCGTGTTCAAGATCTTCGAGGATCAGGACGGCGGCCCCTTCGCCCATCACGAAGCCATCGCGCTCGGCGTCAAAGGGGCGCGAAGCCGCGGCGGGGTGATGGTTGGCCGTTGAGAGCGCGCGCATGGCATTGAAACCGGCCACCCCGATGGGGGTGATGCTAGCCTCGCTGCCTCCAGCAATAATCGCCCTGGCCCAGCCGCGGCGAATCGTCTCGGCGGCCTCGCCGATGGCGTGCGCCGAGGACGCGCATGCCGAAGTGATACAGTAGCTCGGCCCCCGCGCCCCGGTGAGGATTGACACCTGCCCGGCAGCCAGATTGGTGATCATCGCGGGTATCAGGAAGGGGCTGATCCGCCCCGGTCCGCGAGCGCGCAGCACGTCGAACTGCTCGCTCAGGGTCGTAATCCCGCCGATGCCGCTGGCGATAAAAACCCCCACCTCATTGCGATTGGCTGCAGTGATCTGCAATTCTGACGTGCGTAACGCTTCCTGCGTGGCGGCGACGGCGAACTGCACGAAGCGATCAGTGCGGCGGGCCTCCTTGCGGTCCATGTACCGGGTCGGATCGAAATCCTTGACCTCAGCCGCGAAGCGGGTCTCGAAGCCTGAGGCATCGAACAGGGTGATTGGCCCGACTCCGCTGCGGGCCTCGACGATGCCCTGCCACAACTCAGGCACGCTCAACCCGAGGGGGCTGACGGCGCCCATCCCGGTTACTACTACCCGCCGCCCCATACGCCTCTCCTCAAACAAGATCGTCTTCTCACACGAAACTACCGTATTGTACCACGCCCGGAAGCTGTGGAATCCGGTTCGCTGCTGGCCGAAGGGCGTCCGGCGGCGCCTCCCGGTTTAGGTGCAGGCCAACCGGATTTCCCCTTCCCCCTGTTCAGTTTCCCGACAGGGGAGTCCGGCGGAGGAGCTTCTGGCAATCCTCTGCACCTCTCCGCGACCTCGGCGGTGAGTCCACATTCAGTCAGCGGTGACCGAAACTATGTCCCCACGCCCCTGAGAACACCCGCCCGCAAGTGGTATACTGAACCCTACGAATGTACGTCGTACTTGCGGTGCATACCGGCTCGCAAAGCATGCCCCGCGCCAACCGTGCGTCACTCTGTCATGTTCCCTCGCAGGCACTGGAGCACAGCCTATGCTGGACCGCGCCCACGCCCTCACCGATGAACTGGTGCGCCTCCGCCGCAACATTCACGCCCACCCCGAACTGGGTTTTCGCGAGACGCGGACCGCCAGCCTGGTTGCCGAGACCCTGGCGGAGATCGGCGGGATTGCTGTGCGTACCGGCATCGCCAGAACCGGCGTGGTTGCCGACCTGGGCGACGCCGACGGTCCTAGGATTGCGATACGGGCCGATATGGACGCGCTGCCGATCCACGAGGCCACCGGGCACAGTTTCGTCTCGACCATCCCCGGCGTCATGCACGCCTGCGGTCATGATGCCCACACAGCGATCCTCCTGGGCGCCGCCCACCTGCTGCGTGAGCGCTTTGCCGCTGGCGAGTTGCGCGGGCGCGTGCGCTTTCTCTTTCAGCCCTCCGAAGAGTCCGCCGATGGCGAAGGCAAGAGCGGCGCTCTGCGCATGGTCGAGGAGGGGGTGATGGAAGGAGTGGACGCTGTTATCGCTCTGCACGTCGACTCCATGCTGCCCCTGGGGCGGGTCACGGTGCGCAGCGGCTGGAACACGGCGGCGGCGGATGATTTCCGCGGAGTGCTGATCGGCAGCGGCGGCCATGGCGCCTATCCCCACGAAGGCAGCGACCCGCTGTTTATGCTGTTGCCGGTGCTCTCCGCTCTCTACGGCGTCAGGGCGCGACGGCTTGACCCGGTGGAGCCGGCCATTCTCAGCGTGGGAGTGGTGCGCGGCGGCGAGGCCGCCAACGTGATTCCCAGCGAGGTCGAGATCCGGGGCACCTTGCGCAGCTACAGCGCCGCGGTGCGCGAACAACTGATCGCCGAGGTGGAGCGGGCCTT
Coding sequences:
- a CDS encoding amidohydrolase translates to MLDRAHALTDELVRLRRNIHAHPELGFRETRTASLVAETLAEIGGIAVRTGIARTGVVADLGDADGPRIAIRADMDALPIHEATGHSFVSTIPGVMHACGHDAHTAILLGAAHLLRERFAAGELRGRVRFLFQPSEESADGEGKSGALRMVEEGVMEGVDAVIALHVDSMLPLGRVTVRSGWNTAAADDFRGVLIGSGGHGAYPHEGSDPLFMLLPVLSALYGVRARRLDPVEPAILSVGVVRGGEAANVIPSEVEIRGTLRSYSAAVREQLIAEVERAFALTRGLGGDYRLSIQRGYPASWNDQRVAGWMEAVARDFLGDTAMDHSPAGLGAEDFAYMCQRAPGAMLMLGAAIDDGVERPHHTPIFDIDERCLPVGAAILAETAARFLSGRVKL
- the fabF gene encoding beta-ketoacyl-ACP synthase II — its product is MGRRVVVTGMGAVSPLGLSVPELWQGIVEARSGVGPITLFDASGFETRFAAEVKDFDPTRYMDRKEARRTDRFVQFAVAATQEALRTSELQITAANRNEVGVFIASGIGGITTLSEQFDVLRARGPGRISPFLIPAMITNLAAGQVSILTGARGPSYCITSACASSAHAIGEAAETIRRGWARAIIAGGSEASITPIGVAGFNAMRALSTANHHPAAASRPFDAERDGFVMGEGAAVLILEDLEHALERGARVLAEITGYAATSDAYHISNLAEDGEGIVRAIRLALRRAGLQPGDIGYINAHATGTPAGDPVETAAIRQVFGERGVAPPVSSSKSQFGHLLGAAGAIEAVVSVLAMQHDVLPPTINLQRLDPACDLDVVPNQPRPAAVKAVMSNSFGFGGHNVCLVFQRFEEGARGHPVATETR